The sequence below is a genomic window from Halosolutus gelatinilyticus.
AGATCACGACGTAGTCGTCGGTGTACTCCTTCGCGACGGCTTCGGGACAGAGCATCAGCGCCGCCGATCCGTCGGTGATCGGACAGAAGTCGTACAGCCGCAGCGGGTCGGCGATGATCGGCGACTCGAGCACCGTCTCGAGGTCGACTTCCTTCCGGAACTGCGCCTTCGGGTTGTCGACGCCGTTCTCGTGATTCTTGACGGCGACCTTCGCGAGACTCTCCCGGGGCGCGTCGAACCGCTCCAGATAGTGGCGGGCGGTCAGCCCCGCGAACGAGGGCAGGGTGACGCCGGTCTTGTACTCTACCGGATGGGTCAGCGACGCGATCACGTCCGTCGCCTCCCCGGTCGTCTTGTGGGTCATCTTCTCGCCGCCGACCAGCAGCGTCATGTCGCTGGCCCCGCTGGCGACCGACTGCCAGGCGGCGTAGATGCCCGCACCGCCGCTCGAACTCGTTTGGTCGATCCGCTGGGTGTACGCCGGCATCGCGTCGATGTCGTGCGCCAGCGCGTTCATCACCCCGGTCTGTCCCTCGAACTCCCCGCTGGCCATGTTCGAGACGTACAGGTGCTCGACGTCCGCCGCGTCGACACCCGCGTCGGCGAGGCAGTCGATCCCGGCCTCCGCGAGGAGGTCCAGGATCCACTCGCCCTCGCGCTGCCCGAACTGGGTCATGGAGGCACCGATGATTGCAACACGTTCCATATCCTACTGGACTGGGGTCAGCGATTTATATCGTTGGGGTTGGGGCCAGCGATCGGCTTGGGGGGCGACGCGTGGTCCCCGTCTCGCGCGTCGCCCCGTCGACGGAACCCGGGAACGACGCGACGCTCGTCGGATCGCATCCAGATGCCGTTCGTTCGAGGCCGGTGACGGGCTCTCGGTGGGGGAGCCTGGTTGCGTGTTACGCCTGAACGTTTACCGGATTCCCAGCCGAACCTGTGCTATGGTCGAACACACGAGGACCCTCGGTTTCTGGGTGGCCTTCGCGCTGGGGCTGGGGACGATGATCGCTGCCGGCATCTTCTCGCTCTCGGGGACCGCGGTGGCCGCGATCGGAAGTAGCGCGGTTATCGCGTTCGTCATCGCGGCGCTCATCGCGGGGGTGACGGCGGCCTCGTACTCCGAATTCGCCTCGATTTACGCGGAGAACGGCGGCGGCTACCTGTTCAGCTCGCGAACGTTCGATCGCGATCTCTTGGAATACGCGGTCGGCGTGTCACTATTCTTGGGGTATACGGGGACGACCGCGTTCTATCTCGCGACGATGGACGAGTGGTTCTTCGAGTTCATCTTGCCACACGGGTGGCCGGTCCCTCACGGAACGATCGGCGTGCTGGCAGCTATCCTTCTGGGCTCGCTAAACGCCCGGGGGACCGAGGAGAGCGGGACCTTTCAGGTCCTCGTCAGCGGGGCGAAAGTCGCCGTTCTCATCGCGTTCATCGCCGGTGCCTTCGCGTACAAAGCACCGGCAGAGACGGTCGGAACGTTCACTGCGGCCGTCTCGACCGACGTCACGGGAATCGTCTCGATCGCCGCACTCGCGTTCATCACGTTCTTCGGCTTCTCGGCCATCGCTGCCAGCGCGGGCGAAATCATCGAACCCCGAAAGACGGTTCCCCGCGCCATCGCGGCGAGCATCGTCGCCGTCACGATCCTCTACGCGTTCGTCATCGTCGCGATGGTCAACGCCCCGATCCCGGCCGAAGTCATCGCGGAAGAGGGCGAAACGGCGATGGGAAGCGTCGCGAACGCCTTCCTCGGGAGTATCGGCATGGCGCTGATCGTTGCGGGTGCGATCTTCAGCATGGTGAGTGCGTCAAACGCGAGCGTGCTCGCCGCCAGTAGCATCGGGTCGCTGATGGGGCGACAGGGGCAGGCACCGCGGCGCTTCTCCCGCATTCATCCGGTCTACGGCACGCCGTTCTGGAGCGTTACGACCGTCACTGCGACCATCGTCACCCTCATCGTCGGGTTCATCATGCTGTTTCCCGCCGAGGGTGGACTTGGCGGCATGTCTCTCGGGCTCGAAGCTCTGACCGGGTTCGCGACGTTCAATCTGCTCGCTCCCCTGTCGGTCGTCAACATCGCGCTCATCGTCTCGCGGCGGCGTTTTCCCGACATCGAGCGGCCGATCCGCGTCCCGCTCGTGCCGCTGGTACCGATCATCGGCATTCTGGCGAACCTGGCACTCATTACGAATCTACCGACCATTGGCGTCGTTGTCGGGACGGTACTCGTCGGTGCGTTGCTCGCCGCCTATCTGATCTGGGGCGGGGCTCCGGAGACCGAAGAGCTGTTCGAGCGGGTCGTCTCTCCGTACTCGCCGGACGAGATGGCGGCGCAGTCGGCCGCCAGTGGCGGCGGATCCGCGGCCGAAGCAACGCCGATCGAATCGACCAGCAACGGGACGGCAGCGACGGACGCGGACCGCTTCCGGCTCCTCGTTCCCGTCCGTCGGCCCGACCGCGCGCCGGCACACGTTCGACTGGCGGCAACGATCGGGAGTCTCCACGCGAGTAATCCGCTAATCCGGGTCGTCAACGTGACCCAGATTCCGGACCAGACACCGAGCGAGATGGTCACCGAAACCGCCGAGGAACGCGCGTCGCGAATCGGCGACGTACTCGCCGCTGCCGACATCGACGTCGACTACACCGTCGAGGGGCACATTTCGCGCGACGTCGGGTTCAGCATCGTCCAGGCGGCCAGAAACGAGCAGGCCGACCTGATTCTCATGGGGTATCCGGAGGAAAGCGCCGACGTAACCCAGCGCGTCGAGTTCGACGCCCCCTGCGACGTGCTGTTTTCCAGCGGGTTCATCGAACGAGGGTTGGGGGTGCCGGCCACCGTCAACGTCGGGGCGGGCGGCGGACCGCACCACGAGGCGCTGTTACCCTTCGTCAACGACCTCGCCGAAGACGGATCGAAGATTCACGTCATCAACGTCCGCCCCACCGGCGAGGTCGGCACTGCCGAAAATCCCGGACGTACGCTGAACGCCCTCCCGGCGGCGGGATCGGTCGAGGTTCACAACGTCACCGCCGACTCGGTCGCCGAGGGACTCGTGACGACGGCGGTAGAGAACGGCGGGATACTCGTTATCGGTGCGTCGCGGACGCGTCGCCTCCGGCAGTGGATTCTCGGGAGCACCCCGGATCGCGTCATTGACCTCGCGGATGACGCCGACGTTCCCGTTATCGTCTACGCGAGCGAGCCGAGCGTTCGCGGCGTGGCAGAGGACCTCCTCTTCCCGATCTACAGGTACCTCGCGAAGCTTGGAACACCGGATCGTCCGGTCTTAGAACGGGAGCG
It includes:
- a CDS encoding thiolase C-terminal domain-containing protein, which gives rise to MERVAIIGASMTQFGQREGEWILDLLAEAGIDCLADAGVDAADVEHLYVSNMASGEFEGQTGVMNALAHDIDAMPAYTQRIDQTSSSGGAGIYAAWQSVASGASDMTLLVGGEKMTHKTTGEATDVIASLTHPVEYKTGVTLPSFAGLTARHYLERFDAPRESLAKVAVKNHENGVDNPKAQFRKEVDLETVLESPIIADPLRLYDFCPITDGSAALMLCPEAVAKEYTDDYVVISGIDGATDTHVVHEREDPTVMDGVVESGTGAYEMSGRGPEDIDVAELHDMFTILEFLQMEGLGFAEQGEAWKLVEEGYTERDTGELPINTSGGLKSKGHPLGASGVAQGVEIYEQLMGEAGPRQVEADVGLCCNVGGFGNCVITTIMEAAR
- a CDS encoding amino acid permease; the protein is MVEHTRTLGFWVAFALGLGTMIAAGIFSLSGTAVAAIGSSAVIAFVIAALIAGVTAASYSEFASIYAENGGGYLFSSRTFDRDLLEYAVGVSLFLGYTGTTAFYLATMDEWFFEFILPHGWPVPHGTIGVLAAILLGSLNARGTEESGTFQVLVSGAKVAVLIAFIAGAFAYKAPAETVGTFTAAVSTDVTGIVSIAALAFITFFGFSAIAASAGEIIEPRKTVPRAIAASIVAVTILYAFVIVAMVNAPIPAEVIAEEGETAMGSVANAFLGSIGMALIVAGAIFSMVSASNASVLAASSIGSLMGRQGQAPRRFSRIHPVYGTPFWSVTTVTATIVTLIVGFIMLFPAEGGLGGMSLGLEALTGFATFNLLAPLSVVNIALIVSRRRFPDIERPIRVPLVPLVPIIGILANLALITNLPTIGVVVGTVLVGALLAAYLIWGGAPETEELFERVVSPYSPDEMAAQSAASGGGSAAEATPIESTSNGTAATDADRFRLLVPVRRPDRAPAHVRLAATIGSLHASNPLIRVVNVTQIPDQTPSEMVTETAEERASRIGDVLAAADIDVDYTVEGHISRDVGFSIVQAARNEQADLILMGYPEESADVTQRVEFDAPCDVLFSSGFIERGLGVPATVNVGAGGGPHHEALLPFVNDLAEDGSKIHVINVRPTGEVGTAENPGRTLNALPAAGSVEVHNVTADSVAEGLVTTAVENGGILVIGASRTRRLRQWILGSTPDRVIDLADDADVPVIVYASEPSVRGVAEDLLFPIYRYLAKLGTPDRPVLERERSGDVER